A single Streptomyces sp. 2114.4 DNA region contains:
- a CDS encoding YhgE/Pip family protein: MRSPRLAALELKRFGRGKLPRLGLVALMLIPLLYGALYLCSFWDPYSRLDKIPVALVNDDKGATTGGKKITAGDDLAENLKDSKKFHWEDVSAADAAKGVENGTYYLSLTVPEDFSKRIASSSGDTPQTGALKVRTNDANNYVVGSISKTVFSEVRAKTSATSARAMLDKIFISFSDLHDKTAEAADGAGKVDKGVGSAKKGSGDLADGLGKLNDGAGKVSQGAGDLSKGASTAVAKARELSAGAGRVADGTQQLAEKVHGLAKKDLPFLREHGKEIGRGAQFVADATETIGDVLDTLPNDSAKAATQARKNADNAAEIYQDRCGGLLDTDADCTKLKALADGSKVAADAAEKVNDAIAGADFGQLRSKLREIHQGAEMVAQQAPGIGQRADTAIRQINALNAGAHKVSEGAGLFANGIGTLADGAGKVADGAGKVHSGVGVAKDGAVKLTGGLFKLKDGTNQLADGLHDGVAKIPDYNKKDRDDRTKVMADPVELAAKSMHKAPNYGTGLAPYFIPLSLWVGAMVAFMLLPALSKRALAAGAPGWRITLGSWLPAYAVGVVQVLALMAVLHWGLGLEMARSAGTVGFLLLATACFTAIIQLLGAFFGPAGRVLTLVVLMLQLTSAGGTYPVQTSPGFFAAIHPFLPMSYVVDGLRRLITGGDLAIVQQGCVVLVVFTVGALALTALAARSRQVVRMKDLHPELSL, translated from the coding sequence ATGCGTTCGCCGAGACTGGCCGCGCTTGAGCTCAAGCGGTTCGGCAGGGGAAAGCTTCCCCGCCTGGGCCTGGTCGCCCTGATGCTGATCCCGCTGCTCTACGGGGCCCTGTACCTGTGCTCCTTCTGGGACCCCTACAGCCGCCTGGACAAGATCCCGGTGGCCCTCGTCAACGACGACAAGGGCGCCACCACCGGCGGCAAGAAGATCACCGCGGGCGACGACCTGGCCGAAAACCTCAAGGACAGCAAGAAGTTCCACTGGGAGGACGTCAGCGCCGCGGACGCCGCCAAGGGCGTCGAGAACGGCACGTACTACCTCTCGCTGACCGTCCCCGAGGACTTCAGCAAGCGGATCGCCTCCAGCTCCGGGGACACCCCGCAGACGGGCGCGCTCAAGGTCCGTACGAACGACGCCAACAACTACGTCGTCGGCTCGATCTCCAAGACGGTCTTCTCCGAGGTGCGTGCCAAGACCTCGGCCACCTCGGCGCGGGCCATGCTCGACAAGATCTTCATCTCCTTCTCCGACCTGCACGACAAGACCGCCGAGGCGGCGGACGGGGCCGGGAAGGTGGACAAGGGGGTCGGCTCGGCCAAGAAGGGCTCCGGTGATCTCGCGGACGGCCTCGGCAAGCTCAACGACGGCGCCGGCAAGGTCAGTCAGGGCGCCGGTGACCTGAGCAAGGGCGCCTCCACGGCCGTCGCCAAGGCCCGGGAGCTCAGCGCGGGCGCGGGCCGGGTCGCCGACGGCACCCAGCAGCTCGCCGAGAAGGTCCACGGCCTCGCCAAGAAGGACCTGCCCTTCCTGCGTGAGCACGGCAAGGAGATCGGCCGGGGCGCGCAGTTCGTCGCCGACGCCACCGAGACCATCGGCGACGTCCTCGACACCCTGCCGAACGACTCCGCCAAGGCCGCCACGCAGGCCCGCAAGAACGCCGACAACGCCGCGGAGATCTACCAGGACCGCTGCGGCGGGCTGCTGGACACCGACGCCGACTGCACCAAGCTGAAGGCGCTCGCGGACGGCAGCAAGGTGGCCGCCGACGCGGCGGAGAAGGTCAACGACGCCATCGCCGGAGCCGACTTCGGGCAGCTGCGCAGCAAGCTGCGCGAGATCCACCAGGGCGCGGAGATGGTCGCCCAGCAGGCACCGGGCATCGGGCAGCGCGCGGACACCGCGATCCGTCAGATCAACGCGCTCAACGCCGGGGCCCACAAGGTCTCCGAGGGCGCGGGCCTGTTCGCGAACGGCATCGGCACCCTCGCCGACGGCGCGGGCAAGGTCGCCGACGGCGCCGGCAAGGTCCACAGCGGCGTCGGTGTCGCCAAGGACGGCGCCGTCAAGCTCACCGGCGGTCTCTTCAAGCTCAAGGACGGCACCAACCAGCTGGCCGACGGGCTGCACGACGGCGTCGCCAAGATCCCCGACTACAACAAGAAGGACCGCGACGACCGCACCAAGGTGATGGCCGACCCGGTCGAGCTGGCCGCCAAGTCGATGCACAAGGCGCCCAACTACGGCACCGGCCTGGCGCCGTACTTCATCCCGCTCTCCCTGTGGGTGGGCGCGATGGTCGCGTTCATGCTGCTCCCGGCGCTGAGCAAGCGGGCGCTGGCCGCCGGCGCCCCGGGCTGGCGGATCACCCTCGGTTCCTGGCTGCCGGCCTACGCCGTCGGCGTGGTGCAGGTGCTGGCCCTGATGGCCGTCCTGCACTGGGGCCTGGGCCTGGAGATGGCCCGCTCGGCCGGCACCGTCGGCTTCCTGCTGCTGGCCACGGCCTGCTTCACCGCCATCATCCAGCTGCTGGGCGCGTTCTTCGGCCCGGCCGGCCGGGTGCTCACGCTGGTCGTGCTGATGCTCCAGCTGACCTCGGCGGGCGGCACCTACCCGGTGCAGACCAGCCCCGGGTTCTTCGCCGCCATCCACCCGTTCCTGCCGATGAGTTACGTGGTCGACGGCCTGCGCCGGCTGATCACCGGTGGTGACCTCGCCATCGTCCAGCAGGGCTGTGTGGTCCTGGTGGTCTTCACCGTCGGCGCGCTGGCGCTCACCGCCCTCGCGGCGCGCAGCCGGCAGGTCGTCCGGATGAAGGACCTGCACCCGGAACTCAGCCTGTGA
- a CDS encoding TetR/AcrR family transcriptional regulator, producing the protein MLPGPRGGAVDGTAPGASPVTRRSSTRRRLFDAAVTLIAEQGFSATTVDEIADRAGVAKGTVYYNFASKNVLYEELLRDGIDLLADSLRRAADTTAARGGTRVDALDAMIRAGLDFIACSPALIQLYVAELWRTNRTWRATLTSVRGRAQSVVEAVLHDAVETGELSDELDIPLTASALLGMVLVAALDWQSFQPDRSVEDVHAALSRLLQGRVGAAAR; encoded by the coding sequence GTGCTCCCGGGGCCCCGGGGCGGTGCCGTCGACGGCACCGCCCCGGGGGCTTCCCCCGTCACCCGCCGCAGCTCGACGCGCCGCCGGCTCTTCGACGCCGCCGTCACCCTCATCGCGGAACAGGGCTTCTCCGCCACCACCGTCGACGAGATCGCCGACCGGGCCGGCGTCGCCAAGGGCACCGTCTACTACAACTTCGCCAGCAAGAACGTCCTCTACGAGGAGCTGCTGCGGGACGGCATCGACCTGCTCGCCGACTCGCTGCGCCGGGCCGCCGACACCACGGCCGCCCGCGGCGGCACCCGGGTCGACGCCCTGGACGCCATGATCCGCGCGGGCCTGGACTTCATCGCCTGCTCCCCCGCCCTCATCCAGCTCTACGTCGCCGAACTGTGGCGCACCAACCGCACCTGGCGCGCCACCCTCACCTCGGTCCGCGGCCGTGCCCAGTCCGTCGTCGAGGCCGTCCTGCACGACGCCGTGGAGACCGGCGAACTCTCCGACGAGCTCGACATCCCGCTCACCGCCTCCGCCCTCCTCGGCATGGTCCTGGTGGCCGCCCTGGACTGGCAGTCCTTCCAGCCGGACCGCTCGGTCGAGGACGTGCATGCGGCGCTGTCGCGGCTGCTGCAGGGGCGGGTGGGGGCGGCCGCGCGTTAG
- a CDS encoding IPT/TIG domain-containing protein, whose product MSTSVQSPLRELLATALLPGQVPPAAGAGEVSRAAAPAHLFLAVTSIPVGNNPVGVAIAPNSNLYVANSGSANVSVIDTTTDTVVGGPIGVGGTPVWLAVAPNGNAYVPNSGSNTVSVIDTATNTVVGGPIAVGAQPAVVAIAPNGNAYVTNFAANTVTVIDTATNTVVGGPIAVGAQPVGIAVAPNGNAYVTNRGSNTVTVINTATNTVIGAPIPVGNQPNFVAIAPNGNAYVANIGSNTVTVINTISNTVVGAPIAVGNQPWGIAVGADGMAYTANRAANSVTVFDTATNTVVGAPIAVGAGPIAVTAAPNNKVYVSNINGSNVSVIQFAPTLTSIVPNQGPIAGGTMVTITGTNLTGASVDVGGNPATGVTVNATGTQLTFVTPPGAAGPADVTVTTPGGGATLVGGFTYLLPVHATTLTATPALSKLFPPHVYYPFLTATLTDQATGLPVPGQTIVFSVGGNLMGTAVTDAQGVARFNETFILVYILANGGYDASFAGATTPTAILSPSSAHAGVIEP is encoded by the coding sequence ATGAGTACTAGCGTTCAGTCACCGCTGCGGGAACTGCTGGCGACAGCTCTCCTCCCCGGCCAGGTGCCGCCGGCCGCCGGGGCGGGAGAGGTGAGCCGGGCGGCAGCCCCGGCGCACCTCTTCCTTGCCGTCACGTCGATCCCCGTCGGCAACAACCCGGTCGGGGTGGCCATCGCGCCCAACAGCAACCTCTACGTCGCCAACTCCGGGTCGGCCAACGTGTCGGTGATCGACACCACCACGGACACCGTCGTCGGCGGCCCGATCGGCGTCGGCGGTACGCCGGTCTGGCTGGCGGTCGCCCCCAACGGCAACGCCTACGTCCCCAACAGCGGGTCGAACACCGTGTCGGTGATCGACACCGCCACCAACACCGTCGTCGGCGGCCCGATCGCCGTCGGCGCCCAGCCGGCCGTGGTGGCGATCGCGCCCAACGGCAACGCCTACGTCACCAACTTCGCCGCGAACACCGTGACGGTGATCGACACCGCCACCAACACCGTAGTCGGCGGCCCGATCGCCGTCGGCGCCCAGCCGGTCGGGATCGCGGTCGCCCCCAACGGCAACGCCTACGTGACCAACCGGGGATCGAACACCGTGACGGTGATCAACACCGCCACCAACACCGTCATCGGTGCCCCGATCCCCGTCGGCAACCAGCCGAACTTCGTGGCGATCGCACCCAACGGCAACGCCTACGTCGCCAACATCGGGTCGAACACCGTGACGGTGATCAACACCATCAGCAACACCGTCGTCGGCGCCCCGATCGCCGTCGGCAACCAGCCGTGGGGAATCGCGGTCGGCGCCGACGGGATGGCCTACACCGCCAACCGGGCGGCGAACAGCGTGACGGTGTTCGACACCGCCACCAACACCGTCGTCGGCGCCCCGATCGCCGTCGGCGCCGGACCGATCGCCGTGACGGCCGCCCCCAACAACAAGGTCTACGTCAGCAACATCAACGGGAGCAACGTCAGCGTCATCCAATTCGCCCCGACGCTGACCAGCATCGTCCCCAACCAAGGGCCCATCGCGGGCGGCACGATGGTGACGATCACCGGCACCAACCTGACCGGTGCGAGTGTCGACGTCGGCGGCAACCCCGCCACCGGGGTGACCGTCAACGCAACCGGCACCCAGCTCACCTTCGTCACCCCGCCCGGAGCGGCCGGTCCCGCGGACGTCACCGTCACCACGCCCGGTGGCGGCGCCACGCTGGTGGGTGGCTTCACCTACCTGCTCCCCGTCCACGCCACCACGCTGACCGCGACCCCGGCGCTGTCGAAGCTGTTCCCGCCGCACGTGTACTACCCGTTCCTGACCGCCACGCTGACCGACCAGGCCACCGGTCTGCCCGTGCCCGGCCAGACCATCGTGTTCAGCGTCGGCGGCAACCTCATGGGCACCGCCGTCACCGACGCCCAGGGCGTCGCCCGGTTCAACGAGACGTTCATCCTGGTGTACATCCTCGCCAACGGTGGCTACGACGCCTCCTTCGCCGGAGCGACCACCCCGACAGCCATCCTGTCACCGTCCAGCGCGCACGCGGGCGTCATCGAACCCTGA
- a CDS encoding thiamine pyrophosphate-binding protein, with product MSTPTPTPTPPPPQHRRNGGDLVVESLAALGADTVFGLPGQHALGVFDALRRSALRYVGLRVENNAGFAADAYARATHGVAPLLVSTGPGALMTLAALQEAAAGSAAVLAIGSQVPLAGIGGGRHGYLHELTDQSASFRGVVKSVHTARTASQIPSAVAAAWESALSTPHGPVWLEIPQDVLLAEADVPPVSGLTVRPQELLPRPELITEAARRLTGARRPVILAGGGVVRAGAEAELLALAERLRAPVATTFGGKGAFPWEHPLSLQSWLEDRYTTTFLEDADTLLVVGSGLGELSSNYHTFRPRGRVVQIEADLGKLESNHAALGIHADARAALAALVKEVGERETGETGRTEDDEAPTSGEAGAAPGAGHAPSPEAAVSDLLARVRDRIAGQHLDLELQVLASVRDALPDGAVSCWDMTILAYWAWSAFDPRRTNALHSAQGAGGLGYGFPAALGAAVADPGRPVLAVSGDGGAMYSIAELATARQYDLPVTWLIVDDGGYGILREYMTDAFGAPTATELTRPDFVALAGSFAVPAVRTAPDRLRADLAAALAAPGPSVVVLPAHLRMFAPTHLDS from the coding sequence ATGAGCACCCCCACGCCCACCCCCACGCCCCCGCCCCCGCAACACCGGCGCAACGGCGGTGACCTGGTCGTCGAGTCGCTGGCCGCACTCGGCGCCGACACCGTCTTCGGGCTGCCGGGGCAGCACGCGCTCGGGGTCTTCGACGCGCTGCGCCGCTCAGCGCTGCGCTACGTGGGGCTGCGGGTGGAGAACAACGCGGGCTTCGCCGCCGATGCGTACGCGAGGGCCACGCACGGGGTCGCGCCGCTGCTCGTCTCCACCGGCCCGGGCGCGCTGATGACGCTGGCCGCGCTGCAGGAGGCGGCGGCCGGGTCCGCCGCCGTACTGGCCATCGGCAGTCAGGTGCCGCTGGCCGGGATCGGCGGCGGACGCCATGGCTATCTCCATGAACTCACCGATCAGAGCGCTTCGTTCCGCGGCGTGGTCAAGTCCGTCCACACGGCGCGTACGGCCTCGCAGATCCCCTCGGCGGTGGCCGCCGCCTGGGAGTCGGCGCTGAGCACCCCGCACGGACCGGTGTGGCTGGAGATCCCGCAGGACGTGCTGCTGGCCGAGGCCGACGTTCCGCCGGTGTCCGGACTGACCGTGAGGCCCCAGGAGTTGCTGCCGCGGCCCGAGCTGATCACGGAGGCGGCGAGGCGGCTGACGGGTGCCCGGCGACCGGTGATCCTGGCCGGCGGGGGAGTCGTACGGGCCGGGGCCGAGGCGGAACTGCTGGCGCTGGCCGAGCGGCTGCGGGCACCGGTGGCCACCACCTTCGGCGGCAAGGGCGCCTTCCCCTGGGAGCACCCCCTCTCCCTCCAGTCCTGGCTGGAGGACCGCTACACCACGACCTTCCTGGAGGATGCGGACACCCTCCTGGTCGTCGGCTCGGGGCTGGGCGAACTCTCCTCGAATTACCACACGTTCCGGCCACGCGGCCGCGTCGTGCAGATCGAGGCGGACCTCGGCAAGCTGGAGTCGAACCATGCCGCGCTGGGCATCCACGCGGACGCGCGGGCGGCGCTGGCCGCGCTGGTCAAGGAGGTGGGGGAGCGGGAGACCGGGGAGACCGGCCGCACCGAGGACGACGAAGCGCCCACCTCCGGGGAAGCCGGGGCAGCCCCCGGGGCCGGCCATGCGCCCTCCCCCGAGGCCGCCGTTTCCGACCTCCTGGCCCGCGTCCGCGACCGGATCGCCGGTCAGCATCTCGACCTGGAACTGCAGGTACTGGCCTCGGTGCGGGACGCGCTTCCCGACGGCGCGGTCAGCTGCTGGGACATGACGATCCTCGCCTACTGGGCCTGGTCCGCCTTCGACCCCCGGCGCACCAACGCACTGCATTCCGCCCAGGGCGCGGGCGGACTGGGCTACGGCTTCCCGGCGGCGCTGGGCGCGGCCGTCGCCGACCCGGGGCGGCCGGTCCTGGCGGTGTCCGGCGACGGCGGCGCGATGTACTCGATCGCCGAGCTGGCGACCGCCCGGCAGTACGACCTGCCGGTGACCTGGCTCATCGTGGACGACGGCGGATACGGCATCCTGCGCGAATACATGACCGACGCCTTCGGCGCGCCCACCGCCACCGAACTCACCCGCCCGGACTTCGTGGCGCTGGCCGGGTCATTCGCAGTCCCCGCGGTCCGTACGGCCCCGGACCGGCTCCGTGCGGACCTGGCGGCGGCGCTCGCCGCCCCCGGTCCCTCGGTCGTCGTCCTCCCGGCCCACTTGCGGATGTTCGCGCCGACGCATCTGGACTCCTGA
- a CDS encoding sodium:solute symporter → MAVDYAVIVLYLAGMLAMGWWGMRRARSKSDFLVAGRRLGPVMYSGTMAAIVLGGASTIGGVGLGYQYGLSGAWMVFTIGLGLLALSVFFSARIARLKVYTVSEMLDLRYGGFAGIISGVVMWAYTLMLAVTSTIAYATIFDVLFGMDRTRSIILGGAIVVAYSTLGGMWSITLTDMVQFVVKTIGVLLLLLPLAVIKAGGFAAMKAQLPDDYFAPLGIGGQTVFTYVLIYSFGMLIGQDIWQRVFTARGAKVARLGGTAAGTYCLVYALAGAAIGTAAKVLYPHLGSPDDAFATIVKDALPVGVRGLVLAAALSAVMSTSSGALIACATVAHHDIWARVKRVAAVRRRPAAGECADGGPAPGAAHAADESGAGAHDEVRGNRVFILLMGLGVIVIAIALNNVVEALTLAYNVLVGGLLVPILGGLLWKRGNAAGALASVTVGGLTVIGLMISLGVLANEPVYYGLIASLVAYVTVSLATRPTDPEVLASWRARLAGRTDGAADEDDPEGDDPEDDEAGDTSVAVARVLTPFPVTGRA, encoded by the coding sequence ATGGCTGTCGACTATGCGGTGATCGTGCTCTATTTGGCCGGAATGCTCGCCATGGGCTGGTGGGGAATGCGGCGCGCCAGGTCCAAGAGCGACTTCCTGGTCGCGGGCCGCCGCCTCGGCCCCGTGATGTACTCGGGCACCATGGCGGCGATCGTCCTCGGCGGCGCCTCCACCATCGGCGGCGTGGGGCTGGGCTACCAGTACGGCCTGTCCGGCGCCTGGATGGTCTTCACCATCGGCCTGGGGCTGCTCGCGCTGAGCGTCTTCTTCTCGGCCCGGATCGCCCGGCTGAAGGTCTACACGGTCTCCGAGATGCTGGATCTGCGCTACGGCGGCTTTGCCGGGATCATCTCCGGCGTCGTGATGTGGGCCTACACGCTGATGCTGGCGGTGACCTCGACCATCGCCTACGCGACCATCTTCGATGTGCTCTTCGGCATGGACCGCACGCGGTCGATCATCCTCGGCGGGGCGATCGTCGTCGCCTACTCGACGCTCGGCGGCATGTGGTCGATCACCCTCACCGACATGGTCCAGTTCGTCGTCAAGACGATCGGGGTGCTGCTGCTCCTGCTGCCCCTCGCCGTCATCAAGGCGGGCGGCTTCGCGGCGATGAAGGCGCAGCTGCCGGACGACTACTTCGCCCCGCTCGGCATCGGCGGCCAGACGGTCTTCACCTACGTCCTGATCTACTCCTTCGGCATGCTGATCGGCCAGGACATCTGGCAGCGGGTGTTCACCGCGCGCGGCGCCAAGGTGGCGCGCCTCGGCGGCACCGCGGCCGGTACGTACTGTCTGGTCTACGCGCTGGCCGGTGCGGCCATCGGCACCGCGGCCAAGGTGCTCTACCCCCATCTGGGCAGCCCGGATGACGCTTTCGCGACGATCGTCAAGGACGCGCTGCCGGTGGGCGTGCGCGGGCTGGTGCTGGCGGCGGCGCTGTCCGCGGTGATGTCCACGTCCTCGGGCGCGCTGATCGCCTGCGCCACGGTCGCCCACCACGACATCTGGGCGCGGGTGAAGCGCGTCGCCGCGGTGCGCCGCCGGCCGGCCGCGGGGGAGTGCGCCGACGGCGGCCCGGCGCCCGGGGCGGCGCACGCCGCGGACGAGAGCGGGGCCGGGGCGCACGACGAGGTGCGGGGCAACCGCGTCTTCATCCTGCTGATGGGCCTCGGGGTGATCGTCATCGCGATCGCGCTGAACAACGTCGTCGAAGCGCTCACCCTCGCCTACAACGTCCTCGTCGGCGGCCTGCTGGTGCCCATCCTCGGCGGACTGCTGTGGAAGCGGGGCAACGCCGCGGGTGCGCTCGCCTCGGTCACGGTCGGCGGGCTGACCGTCATCGGCCTGATGATCTCGCTCGGCGTCCTCGCCAACGAGCCGGTCTACTACGGGCTGATCGCCTCCCTGGTGGCCTATGTGACGGTCAGCCTGGCCACCAGGCCGACGGACCCGGAGGTGCTGGCGTCCTGGCGGGCGCGGCTGGCCGGCCGGACGGACGGTGCCGCGGACGAGGACGATCCGGAGGGCGACGATCCGGAGGATGACGAGGCCGGCGACACGTCCGTGGCGGTGGCACGGGTACTGACCCCCTTCCCCGTCACCGGGCGAGCCTGA
- a CDS encoding PucR family transcriptional regulator, giving the protein MPPRPLPPPSTPPVPLAQLLARTDLGLRQLAGPTEGVAIHWVHTSEMADPVPYLLGGEMLLTAGLHLAEVSRGAGQESAAARDAYLDGYAARTVAAGAAALGFGIAPVHDTVPQALVAACDRHGLPLVEVQAGTPFTAVESAVWQAVTQARHRELTRLSEAQRALATAAARPDPATAVLRALARHVHGWTALLAPDGTEHGFAGPRPDAAVRTAAGRLAQVVGAGGPASATDTVPGGSLSAYALTGRARGSRALALVVAADPHDPPAHTIAGVAAVLLSLITGPSTDPAPATAGHAAALVRLLLGARPAEVAPLLGSPLWRVVHAERRRDTTQSAASLAAALGTPLVAPDSGSGPATTPEPPPDAGPGAAAAPCAAPALRALIPAGQEITAHPGWTLGVSEPVPVPELPAADRHAASALRRALAGRAALVRHRTPGPHSITSLVAPTEAQQHAQALLAPLTGSPALLSTLHNWLSLHGSWDRTATALGIHRNTVRQRITRIAGLLDTDLDDPDVRMELWFALRSLDRGTTPGAPD; this is encoded by the coding sequence ATGCCGCCGCGCCCCCTCCCTCCGCCGTCCACCCCACCGGTGCCACTGGCCCAGCTCCTTGCCCGTACGGATCTGGGCCTGCGCCAGCTCGCCGGCCCGACCGAGGGCGTCGCGATCCACTGGGTGCACACCTCCGAGATGGCCGACCCGGTGCCGTATCTCCTGGGCGGCGAGATGCTGTTGACGGCGGGGCTGCATCTGGCCGAGGTGAGCCGGGGGGCGGGCCAGGAGTCCGCCGCCGCTCGCGACGCCTACCTCGACGGTTATGCCGCCCGGACCGTCGCGGCCGGTGCCGCCGCCCTCGGCTTCGGGATCGCGCCGGTGCACGACACCGTCCCCCAGGCCCTGGTGGCGGCCTGCGACCGGCACGGCCTGCCGCTGGTCGAGGTCCAGGCGGGCACTCCGTTCACCGCCGTCGAGAGCGCCGTGTGGCAGGCGGTGACACAGGCCCGGCACCGCGAGCTGACCCGGCTCAGCGAGGCGCAGCGCGCACTGGCCACGGCCGCCGCCCGCCCCGACCCGGCCACCGCCGTGCTGCGCGCACTGGCCCGCCATGTGCACGGCTGGACCGCGCTGCTCGCCCCGGACGGCACGGAACACGGCTTTGCCGGCCCCCGCCCGGACGCCGCCGTCCGGACCGCGGCCGGCCGTCTCGCGCAGGTCGTCGGCGCGGGCGGCCCGGCCTCGGCGACCGACACCGTCCCCGGCGGCTCGCTGTCCGCCTACGCGCTGACCGGGCGCGCCCGCGGCAGCCGGGCGCTCGCCCTGGTGGTCGCCGCGGATCCGCACGACCCGCCCGCGCACACCATCGCGGGCGTCGCCGCCGTACTCCTCTCACTGATCACCGGCCCGTCCACCGACCCCGCGCCGGCCACCGCGGGGCACGCGGCGGCCCTGGTCCGGCTGCTCCTCGGCGCCCGCCCGGCCGAGGTCGCCCCGCTCCTCGGCTCTCCCCTCTGGAGAGTCGTCCACGCCGAACGCCGCCGTGACACGACACAGTCGGCGGCCTCGCTGGCCGCCGCCCTGGGCACCCCGCTCGTCGCCCCGGACTCCGGAAGCGGGCCGGCCACGACCCCTGAGCCACCCCCCGACGCCGGCCCCGGGGCTGCGGCCGCCCCCTGCGCCGCGCCCGCTCTGCGCGCCCTGATCCCCGCCGGCCAGGAGATCACCGCGCATCCCGGCTGGACGCTCGGCGTCAGCGAACCCGTCCCCGTCCCGGAGCTGCCGGCCGCCGACCGGCACGCCGCCTCCGCCCTGCGCCGCGCCCTCGCGGGCCGCGCTGCCCTGGTGCGTCATCGCACCCCCGGCCCCCACAGCATCACCTCGCTCGTCGCCCCCACGGAGGCCCAGCAGCACGCCCAAGCCCTGCTCGCCCCACTGACCGGCTCCCCGGCGCTCCTCTCCACCCTCCACAACTGGCTCTCCCTGCACGGCAGTTGGGACCGCACTGCGACCGCCCTCGGCATCCACCGCAACACCGTCCGCCAGCGCATCACCCGCATCGCCGGCCTCCTCGACACCGACCTGGACGACCCCGACGTCCGCATGGAGCTGTGGTTCGCCCTCCGCTCGCTCGACCGGGGCACGACGCCGGGGGCACCGGACTGA
- a CDS encoding helix-turn-helix domain-containing protein, translating to MVTRTRFDDSACPVARSVDAIGDWWSLLIVRDAFDGSRRFGEFQRSLGVAKNILTARLRTLVAGGVLESVPASDGSAYREYVLTPKGKALFPVIVALRQWGEEHFFAPGEAHSRLVDRREGQRLRALEVLSADGRRLESDDTTVHKVSAR from the coding sequence ATGGTGACCAGGACGCGTTTCGACGACAGTGCATGTCCCGTCGCCCGGTCGGTGGACGCGATCGGCGACTGGTGGTCCCTGCTGATCGTGCGGGACGCCTTCGACGGGAGCCGGCGCTTCGGGGAGTTCCAGCGCAGCCTGGGCGTGGCGAAGAACATCCTCACCGCGCGGCTGCGCACCCTGGTCGCCGGTGGCGTCCTCGAATCCGTCCCCGCCTCGGACGGCAGCGCCTACCGCGAGTACGTACTGACACCGAAGGGCAAGGCGCTCTTCCCCGTCATCGTGGCGCTGCGGCAGTGGGGCGAAGAGCACTTCTTCGCCCCCGGCGAGGCGCACTCCCGGCTGGTCGACCGCCGGGAGGGGCAGCGCCTCCGCGCCCTGGAAGTGCTCTCCGCGGACGGGCGGCGGCTGGAGTCGGACGACACCACCGTCCACAAGGTCTCCGCCCGGTGA